Genomic segment of Dendrosporobacter quercicolus:
GTTATGGGTCATGGCCTGCCGACAGCCTTGCAGACATCGGCGTTGAGAGTATTGGGCAGACCTGTTTTTGAAAAGCGGGCTTCGCTTGCTGAGCGGGTAGCCGAGCTAAATCTTATTTCCAGTTCGTGTTTTACGGAAGATTCATTTGCCGGGCTTATCGCCTTTGAACTTGATTTTAACGAGCATACGCTAACCTATGTTGCAGCAGGCATCAATTATTTTTTGGCATATACTAAACAGGCGCATGGAATGATTAAAACACCAGGTACTTTTATCGGCTTGCTGCCGGACGGAGATTTTGAACAGCATACCATTCCCTTTGCCGCCGGTGATAAGTTTTATTTTTTGAGCGATGGACTGTATGACTTGCTTGGCGAAGGTTCCTGCCAACTGGCCGACTATGGCCGGGCGATTGGACAGCTGACAAGCCTGTCCCGCAGTAAAAGCCGCACCGATGATGCGACCGCCATTATGATTAGAATTCAATAAATCCCGTAATAAGCAATAAATCACAGGAGGATACTATGAACAGTCAATTATTGGTTGAGCTAAAAGCGGCCTTAGCTGAGAGCGCAAAAGATAGCGTAAACGGGATGGGTTTTTTTCCGGCTGCTGTGCTTATTCCATTAGTTGAAAGGAACAATGCGCTTGCTGTTTTATTTGAAGTGCGCGCCAGTCAATTGAGCTGGCAGCCCGGCGAAGTGTGTTTTCCCGGCGGCCGGGTGGAAACGTTGGATATAAACAGTGAAGCGACTGCTGTGCGCGAAACCGCTGAAGAACTTGGGATAAGCCCCGGAAATATTCAAGTTCTCGGTGAAATGAACGAAGTAGTCAGCCCGATTGGCGTTATTTTAAAGCCTCATATTGGGCGCATCATTGCTGCTAACTTTCATTTAAGCCATGATGAAGTGGCCGAGGTTTTTACGGTGCCACTGGACTTTCTGCTGGCGTCTGAGCCGCTTGCCGCCCATATGGAGATGGGCAACCGTCCGCTGGATGATTTTCCTTTTGCGTTAGTGCCGGACTATAGTTCCGAATGGAAACGGCGGCGGACTTATGAGGTCCTGTTTTACCAGTATGAAGGCCGGGTTATCTGGGGGCTGACGGCCCAGGTGCTGGCGGATTTTCTGACTGTTTGCCGTAAGGTGTGGCGTTAAAATCAGCAAGTAACATAAAAATGTTACCTGGAAAACCAGGTAACATTTTTTATAGACGGAAGTTTGCGTTTTAACAGACATAGTGTTTACGGCCATAAGCCGATCTTTGCGACAATTGCTTTAATTAAGCGCCGGAGTACTGAATGTGCCAGGCGCGGCCATGCACCAACTGATTGTATATTTCGGTTATTGTTTCGTAAATAGCCGAACGTTTAATCGTTCTTTTTTTCGTAAGCTGGGAAAACTTGAACCAGCGTCCTTCACGGGAAAGTTGATAAATCGCATTGTTAATTTCCAGAAAAATGGTCTTGGTGGGAGAATTAACAATTGCCTCCTCAATTAATTTCACTGCAGGACCGTCAAGTGGTGGCATTACAGTAAGACCTTTCGAATCAGTCATAAGAACACACTCCCCCTTATTATACTAAGAATTACGCTTCACACGGTCAAAATAGAGCTTTTTCAAGCGGATTGAGAAGGGTCTATAGCTTGATGCTTGTGATGCTTTAGTATGGCCAAGCCTTAGAAATATTATATATGGTTTAGGGGAAAAATGCCCCTGGCGCAGCAGCTTGAATATTGCGGTTATTCTTAATTGACGGAAATAACTGCCTGACTACTCAACCAGACGCAGTAATCCGGCTTTTTTTGGTATTTCAGGCTACGGTGCGAGGCTCTTAGCCAGGCAACTTTTTCAGGCGGGCGGCAGGAGGTTGTATTAGAAACTTATTCAGGCTATAATATATAATTGCAACAATTTAAACTAGCCATTGGGGTTTGGTAATTTCAAATTGCTTTTACAGGTGAACCGCTTTGTTAAAACAATGGTATGACCAACATAAACTAATGATCAATTCAATCGTGCTGGTGGCGCTGGCCGGAATGGTATTTGTGTACCCTTTTTTTCAAAGCCATTTTCGCTTTACCCTGGGGGTTGCTGTTTTAGCAGCTTTGCTATTGTATTTTCCGCGATTGCCAATCATCACCACCGCAGCTTGCAGCGGCCTGGCAATCTTTTTCATGCGAAGCATCATTTATCTGCCGTACGGATTAGCCGAGTTTGCGATTGCCATAGGACACAATTGGCCGGCAATTGTCTATTACTTCGCCTATGGCGCCTGTTTTAGATTTTTTAACATCCGGGCTTATCTGCAGCATGCGCTGGGATTGATGTTGCTGCTCAGCCTGGCGGATATTCTAAGTAATTGTATGGAGTTGCTGGTTCGTTCAGAACTGTTCACGGCAAATATTGAGACTTTGCTGGTAACTGTGGCAACTGTGGGGGTGTTGCGGCCGGTAATCGCTATTGCCAGCTATTATGCCCTTAAACAATACCGGGATTTTGCGTTGGCTGAAGACCGGTTAGCGCGTTATGCCGAGCTTACGGTACTGGCTGCGCAATTAAAGACAGAATTGTATTATTTGCAAAAATCATCCCAGAATATTGAAAGCATAATGGAGCAGAGCTACCTGCTGTATCAGAACCTGAACGAGCGTCAGCGGCCGGGGTGTGAGGAGCAGGCAGGCCGGGCGCTGGCGGTAGCCAGGGAAATCCATGAAGTAAAAAAAGATTATTACCGGGTGGTTACCGGCATTGAGAAAGTTCTGGAGACTTCGGCCATTGAACAGGGGCTGCGCCTATCGGAAATTTTCTTTATCATTGAACAGAACACCGTGCGGGTTACCGGGCAGACAGGCAAGCAATTGGCAATAAGCTTTCATTATGAAAATGATTTTTTGACCGATCAGCACTATCTCATCGTTTCTATATTGAATAACCTGATGATTAACGCAATTGAGGCCTGTGCGGATGGCTGCGCGATTAAAATCGAACAAGCGAGCAATGACAGTATGGTCAGCTTTTATGTTTCAGATAACGGCAGCGGGATAAAACCGGAAGACTATGAGCTTATTTTTCAGCCTGGTTATTCAACAAAATTTTGCCCGTATACCGGTAAAATGTCAACAGGTCTGGGGCTCTCCCATGTGAAAAATCTGGTCGAGCATCTGCAAGGGCGGATTGAAGTGACATCAGCTGCCGGTACAGGCACTACCTTTGCCGTGCATTTGCCCCGGCGCTGTTTATATCTCCACGAATCGTAATGATCATTGATAGCGGGAGGTGTGCCAATTGTCTTTTAGATTTGTCGTTGTTGATGATGATATCAGCATCAGAAAAATCATTTATAATATTATCGAGCAGGCGGGATTAGGGCGCTTAGTGGCTGAATGCGAGGACGGGCTGTCAGCCGAGCAAATCATCCTGGACGCAGAGCCGGATATTGTACTGGTTGACTTGCTGCTGCCGGGCCAGGATGGGGTGGCCCTGATAAAAAAACTGCGGGACAACACGACAGCGTCTTTTATCATGATATCGGAAAGCGACAGCCAGCAAATGATTACGCAGGCGTATGAGAATGGCATTGAATTTTTTATTCATAAGCCAATCAATGTACTCGAGCTTGTTTCGGTGCTGAACAAAGTTCAGGAAAGCCGCAAATTAAAGCAGTTTGTGACGTTAATATCACAGACAACCGCCCGCTATGCCTCCGGAGCGTCCGGTACAGCGGCAAGCCCGGCTGTTCAAAGTTTTGAAATAAACAAAAGGCCGAAAATATATAAAGCTTTTTCCGATATGGGCATCATTGGTGAAGCAGGGGCTAAGAATATTTACCAGGTAGCCCAGCTGATTGATCAAATTGTTCATGGCTCAGGGAAGTCATACCAGCTGCATGAGGTATATCAGCAGCTGTCGCTGCAGATCAGTACTGATGTTAAAACAATTGAGCAGCGGATTCGGCGTTCAATAATAAAAGCGATGCAGAATTTAGCCAATTTAGGCGTCGATGATTATCATAATGAAAAATTTCAGTTATATAGTACCGGGTTATTTGAATTTAAAGAGGTACGTCAGGAAATGAACTTTATTCTCGGGAAAAGCCAGTACCATGGCAAGATTAATGTAAAGAAATTTATTGAAGGCCTGTTGTTCCTGGCCGGTGAATAGACATCTGCGGTTGATGCAGATGTTTTTTTTTGCCAAATCTTTGTAAAAGAATGAATTCCTGGCAGAGGTTGTGGGAATATTTAGATTTTTTAAACAATGAATAAGTATACAAAACAATGTTTCGTCGGATTTTGTAGTTTTTTATATTCAAGCACTTATATTTACCCTAGTACCGTGCGTCGAATTGTTTAAGGGAGGTTTTTGGAATGGCAAAAGGTAAGGGAGTCGGTATTTCCACTCAAATATTCATTGCCCTCATGCTTGGGATTATATTTGGCTACATTTTTCCCAATTACGGAGTGGCATTGAAACCGGTTGGCGATATGTTTATCCGGATGATCAAAATGATTGTGGTGCCATTGGTCTTTAGTTCATTGATTATGGGAATTGCCGGAACCGGTGATTTTAAAAAATTAGGCCGGCTGGGTGCAAAATCCATTATTTGGTTTGAGCTTGCCACCACATTGGCCTTGTTTGTTGGTTTGGCGGTAGTAAATATCGTGCAGCCGGGCGCTGGCGTAACCAGTGTAGCGGCCGATACCAGTACAGTAACAGCTGCAGCCCAAAAGTCGATTGATATGATGCAAATGATTGTCAATATTGTACCTACGAACGTAGTGGATGCCGCTGGCCGGGGAGATATGCTGCAAATCATATTATTCTCTACTTTCTTTGGCGTTGCGGCCGCTTCACTGGGACCTGTCGGCAAGCCGGTGGTTGATTTGTCAAAAAGTGTTGCTGAGATCATGTTTAAAGTCACCTGGTATGTCATGAAACTGGCGCCAATCGGTGTATTTGCGCTGATTGCCTACACGGTCGGCAAATTTGGCTTGGATATGCTCATTCCCCTGGCCAAATTGGTTGGCTCGCTGTATTTTGCGCTGGTGCTGTTTGTCCTGCTGCTGGTTACCGGTGCAACTGTCACTTTTCGGATTAATTTCTTTCATTTGCTTAGAGCCATTAAGGAGCCTGTTATTCTGGCCTTTTCAACCGCTGCCAGTGAAGCGGCGTTGCCGATCGCAATGGAAAAGCTTGAAAAATTCGGTGTTCCCAAGCATATTGTAACTTTTGTATTGCCTACAGGTTACACCTTTAATCTGGACGGTTCTACCTTGTACAGCGCCTTAGCGGTTGTCTTTATCGCCCAGGTCTACGGCATACCGTTTGATTTATCGCAGCAGCTGCTGATGGTCTTGACCCTGATGCTGTCAACCAAAGGAATTGCTGCAGTGCCGGGCGCTTCACTGATTGTTATTGCCGGTACGGCCTCCGCTTTCGGAATTCCGGTTGAAGGGATAGCCATTATTCTGGGGGTTGACCGTATTATGGATATGGCCCGTACAGCCTGTAATGTTGTTGGCAACTGTGTGGCGGCAGTCGTTGTTGCCCGCTGGGAAAACGAGCTGCCTGACTCTGTGCTGGAACAGGCCTATACGCAAAGCTATGAAGCTTAAATTAAACAAAAATGGAGAGGATATGCAGTTTTACTGCATATCCTCTCATTTTTAGGCTGGAAAAATCATTTTGAGAGGTACAGGGGCAAACAGCGGTTGATGTTCCGCAAAGACGGAGAGGAAGCTAGCTTATCCGGCATTTCAGGAAAGCAGCGACAGTACGTCTTCTTCGGTGAGAACTCTCCGGATACAGCGGCCCGGGCATTCGGCAAGCTTGAGTTGTTGACCTGCAGTAAGTTTTTGCTTATTCGCATCGGCAATCAGCTGAATAACCGGCAGGAAAGGCAATCCGGACGGTACGCTGGTAACTACGCCAAACTCTCCGGTATTGAGCTGAACCGTGCTGCCAACCGGATAAATGGCAACGTGATTTAAAAAGCTTTGGAGCAGTTCACTGTCAAAATGCGTTCCGGAAGAGGCCAGTAAAATCTCGTAAGCCTGATGAGGCAGCATCGCTTTGCGGTAGGGACGATCGGAGGTCAGGGCATCATAAACATCAGCAATCGCCACAATCCGGGCATATTCGTGAATCTGGCCTTCCTTCAGACCCCGCGGATAGCCTTTGCCGTCATAACGTTCCTGGTGCTGGTAAGCAACATGCATCGGGACTACCGACATTTCAGCGCAAGATTTACGCAGTAATTCAAAGCCGGCTTCAGAATGGGTGCGCATGATCATAAATTCATCATCAGACAATTTGCCCGGCTTATTCAATATGTTCAGCGGAACTAGCGTCTTCCCTATATCATGAAGCAAGGCGCCCAGGGCCAGTTCGCCAAGCCGGGCCGGGGTATAGTCGCGGGTTACGGCAATCATGGTGGCTAAGGCGCAGACGTTAACAGAATGGGCAAAGGTGTAATCGTCATATAAACGGACATCGGTCAGGTGAATCATTGCATTGCGATTCTGGGTAATTTCAGCTACGATTGTTTGGATGGTCGGCTGGAGCGCCGACAATTCAAGCTTATTGCAAATCTGGACATTTTCGAACACTTTTTTTATGTTTTTAATGGTTTGGACCCGTGTCTCCTCCCGTAAAATTTCCGGCATTTCAAGATCAGGGAAACTGGCATGTTTTATGTAGACGGAAGCGATTTCCAACTGGTGCAGGCGCCTGATATAAGCAGCGGTCAAAGTAACATCGGCGCAAAGCATAAGCTGGCCGTCAGCACTATAAATATTACGGGCGACGACCATTCCGGGTTTGAGGTTATGAAGTGAAATTCGTTGCATACGTTCCCTCTTTTAAATAGTTTACGAATTGCTTTTTCAAGTAAAATAATATTCGGCATATTGCAATAAAAACCTGCAAAGCACTCCCCCGAGGCCAGCGTAAAAATATGTTGTTTTATGGAAAATATCGGGGAAATAACCATTAAGTCCGGTTTGAAAATGGGCAGAGTACGCCACAAAGCTGGTGCAAAATATAATTCGCCGGGCTGGTTGGAAATTTCGTCAAACCGAGGTTAAAACTTAAAATAACGTCAGACTGAAAATCAGACGCTGTTATGGCAGGTTTTTTGTACTGCCGCGCGAATGATTAAATAAAAGCAGTTAAACAGGGGGTCATCAAATGGAGAAACAAACTTTCATAGTTGAAGGCATGAGTTGTAACCATTGCAAGAATGCAGTAGAAACGGCAGTTGGCGCTCTGCCTGGCGTAAAAACGGCCGAAGTTGATTTGGCAGCCAAGCAATTGACGGTGGAGTTCGATGCGTCTATTCTTAGTATTGCCCGGATAAAGTCAGCGATTGAAGAGCAGGGTTATGATGTAGCCTGACCTATCGCCGGTGAACTTGACGAAAACTGTTGTATTTTGTTATACTAGAACAAGCTCCCATTAGGGGGCTTGTTTATTATGGCTAAAACAACGCTTTGCACATAATTGCCGATGGAGAAACTGCCCGGACTGAAGCGAATTGCCGGACAGTTTCAGTTCAGTGCTGACTTTGGCTGGGGCAGTCAGTTTTTTTTGATTGCATATTTCTGAATGTACAGAAAGAAAGGAGTGCATTTATGAGCCGTTTGGAAAAGCGTCTTTCTGAACAGAAGCAGATCCAGATTAAACGGATACTTGCGGTTTTGGCGGCATTGTCGATATTTGTAATGGCAACCGGCGCATCTTATTATTGGTTCAGCACCGGTTTATTTGAACGGCCTGAGGATCCTCCAACTGAATTGATGACAGCCCAAAATAAAATGAATATTATGGTTTTGGGGGTGGATGAACGTTCAGATGACGTCGGCCGCTCCGATACTCTGTTTTTGGTAACTGTAGATACCAATACCAAAGAAGTGGCCATGCTTTCCATTCCCCGTGATACCAGAGTGAGAACTCCGGGACATGGTTATGATAAAATCAATCATGCCTACGCCAATGGCGGGCATAAGCTGACGCAGCAGGCAGTGGAAGGCTTGCTGGGTATTTCAATTGACCGTTATATTATGATTGATTTTCATTCTTTTAATAAAATTATTGATGCAGTTGGCGGCGTAGATATTGAGGTTGAAAAAAGGATGTATTATGAAGATCCTTATGATGGCGATGGCGGGCTGGTTATTGACCTGCAGCCGGGCTTGCAGCATTTGGATGGTGAAGCAGCGATTCAATATGTTCGCTACCGTGATGAAGATGGCGATATCGGCCGCGTTCAGCGGCAGCAAAAATTTATCAAGGCGTTGATGAAAGAGGTTGCCAGCCCGTCGGTGATCACCCGCATACCGGCCATCATTCAGCAAGTGAGCTCAGCAATTAAAACAGATATGACTACGACTGAAATGCTAAATCTGGCCCGGATTTTAAATGATGCCTACAAAAACGGGCTTAAGACCGATATGGTTCCCGGAAAACCGGCATATATCAGCGATATCAGCTATTGGCTGCCCGATATTGTGGCGCTTAGGCAACATCTTGCCCAGACGCTGGGCCTGGAAATGGGCGCTCAATATGCTGCTACCGCCAGGCAGGAGGCGCGGGACTATGAAACCTCCATTCCCAAAGAGATGAAAGTGGCGGAAACGCCCAAGGAAGTAAAACCTGATACCGAAACGACGGCCAAGGATGATAAAGACAACAAGGCTGATGAAAAAGACGAAGAGGACCAGCCAAAGTCTGAGTCTAAGCAAAAGGCTAAGCAAAAGCAAAAG
This window contains:
- a CDS encoding NUDIX hydrolase, coding for MNSQLLVELKAALAESAKDSVNGMGFFPAAVLIPLVERNNALAVLFEVRASQLSWQPGEVCFPGGRVETLDINSEATAVRETAEELGISPGNIQVLGEMNEVVSPIGVILKPHIGRIIAANFHLSHDEVAEVFTVPLDFLLASEPLAAHMEMGNRPLDDFPFALVPDYSSEWKRRRTYEVLFYQYEGRVIWGLTAQVLADFLTVCRKVWR
- a CDS encoding sensor histidine kinase — protein: MLKQWYDQHKLMINSIVLVALAGMVFVYPFFQSHFRFTLGVAVLAALLLYFPRLPIITTAACSGLAIFFMRSIIYLPYGLAEFAIAIGHNWPAIVYYFAYGACFRFFNIRAYLQHALGLMLLLSLADILSNCMELLVRSELFTANIETLLVTVATVGVLRPVIAIASYYALKQYRDFALAEDRLARYAELTVLAAQLKTELYYLQKSSQNIESIMEQSYLLYQNLNERQRPGCEEQAGRALAVAREIHEVKKDYYRVVTGIEKVLETSAIEQGLRLSEIFFIIEQNTVRVTGQTGKQLAISFHYENDFLTDQHYLIVSILNNLMINAIEACADGCAIKIEQASNDSMVSFYVSDNGSGIKPEDYELIFQPGYSTKFCPYTGKMSTGLGLSHVKNLVEHLQGRIEVTSAAGTGTTFAVHLPRRCLYLHES
- a CDS encoding response regulator produces the protein MSFRFVVVDDDISIRKIIYNIIEQAGLGRLVAECEDGLSAEQIILDAEPDIVLVDLLLPGQDGVALIKKLRDNTTASFIMISESDSQQMITQAYENGIEFFIHKPINVLELVSVLNKVQESRKLKQFVTLISQTTARYASGASGTAASPAVQSFEINKRPKIYKAFSDMGIIGEAGAKNIYQVAQLIDQIVHGSGKSYQLHEVYQQLSLQISTDVKTIEQRIRRSIIKAMQNLANLGVDDYHNEKFQLYSTGLFEFKEVRQEMNFILGKSQYHGKINVKKFIEGLLFLAGE
- a CDS encoding dicarboxylate/amino acid:cation symporter, which translates into the protein MAKGKGVGISTQIFIALMLGIIFGYIFPNYGVALKPVGDMFIRMIKMIVVPLVFSSLIMGIAGTGDFKKLGRLGAKSIIWFELATTLALFVGLAVVNIVQPGAGVTSVAADTSTVTAAAQKSIDMMQMIVNIVPTNVVDAAGRGDMLQIILFSTFFGVAAASLGPVGKPVVDLSKSVAEIMFKVTWYVMKLAPIGVFALIAYTVGKFGLDMLIPLAKLVGSLYFALVLFVLLLVTGATVTFRINFFHLLRAIKEPVILAFSTAASEAALPIAMEKLEKFGVPKHIVTFVLPTGYTFNLDGSTLYSALAVVFIAQVYGIPFDLSQQLLMVLTLMLSTKGIAAVPGASLIVIAGTASAFGIPVEGIAIILGVDRIMDMARTACNVVGNCVAAVVVARWENELPDSVLEQAYTQSYEA
- a CDS encoding HD-GYP domain-containing protein, whose protein sequence is MQRISLHNLKPGMVVARNIYSADGQLMLCADVTLTAAYIRRLHQLEIASVYIKHASFPDLEMPEILREETRVQTIKNIKKVFENVQICNKLELSALQPTIQTIVAEITQNRNAMIHLTDVRLYDDYTFAHSVNVCALATMIAVTRDYTPARLGELALGALLHDIGKTLVPLNILNKPGKLSDDEFMIMRTHSEAGFELLRKSCAEMSVVPMHVAYQHQERYDGKGYPRGLKEGQIHEYARIVAIADVYDALTSDRPYRKAMLPHQAYEILLASSGTHFDSELLQSFLNHVAIYPVGSTVQLNTGEFGVVTSVPSGLPFLPVIQLIADANKQKLTAGQQLKLAECPGRCIRRVLTEEDVLSLLS
- the copZ gene encoding copper chaperone CopZ; this translates as MEKQTFIVEGMSCNHCKNAVETAVGALPGVKTAEVDLAAKQLTVEFDASILSIARIKSAIEEQGYDVA
- a CDS encoding LCP family protein — its product is MSRLEKRLSEQKQIQIKRILAVLAALSIFVMATGASYYWFSTGLFERPEDPPTELMTAQNKMNIMVLGVDERSDDVGRSDTLFLVTVDTNTKEVAMLSIPRDTRVRTPGHGYDKINHAYANGGHKLTQQAVEGLLGISIDRYIMIDFHSFNKIIDAVGGVDIEVEKRMYYEDPYDGDGGLVIDLQPGLQHLDGEAAIQYVRYRDEDGDIGRVQRQQKFIKALMKEVASPSVITRIPAIIQQVSSAIKTDMTTTEMLNLARILNDAYKNGLKTDMVPGKPAYISDISYWLPDIVALRQHLAQTLGLEMGAQYAATARQEARDYETSIPKEMKVAETPKEVKPDTETTAKDDKDNKADEKDEEDQPKSESKQKAKQKQKAKSTSPAKVKVEVLNASGSESAGKEIAAVLKKQGFEVVGVANLTVAYRNTVVVSNTTNSNVVNKLTNMPFHYSLQVTKDESKDVQATILVGTDYIANKE